From a single Drosophila sulfurigaster albostrigata strain 15112-1811.04 chromosome 3, ASM2355843v2, whole genome shotgun sequence genomic region:
- the LOC133846291 gene encoding putative phosphatidate phosphatase encodes MSSLRPASVCDTTPLQRFESQSSSSEEPSSPTAASIIAAAAAANSTGQHPQLPQHPQLPHQQQHYNNNNINNNVKVDLQLPPFVGAAAGGGALVSKPTARGTAHIFGRIIVDLSLLSCVGLTMLGFSLWGEPNKRGFFCDDLSLKHPYKDSTIRSWMLYLFCAALPVSLILLVEFYRSQDKHGKKHSHHYHSQQEGSGYYLCHMELPHWLLECYRKIGTFVFGLGIEQLTTDIAKYAIGRLRPHFLTLCQPVLLDGSTCSDASNAGRYIEEFTCSTVNVSAKMLKDMRLSFPSGHASFACYSMIYLVIYLQRRMHWPRLRMFRHLLQFLLLMFAWYTALSRISDYKHHWSDVLAGSAIGFTYAVVVTSTIW; translated from the exons atgagtagCCTGCGGCCAGCGAGTGTGTGCGATACGACGCCGCTGCAGCGCTTCGAGAGCCAGAGCAGTTCCAGTGAGGAGCCTTCTTCGCCGACGGCAGCTAGCATCATagcagccgctgctgcagcgaATTCCACTGGACAGCATCCACAACTTCCACAACATCCACAACTcccacaccaacaacagcactacaacaacaacaacattaacaacaatgtTAAAGTCGACTTACAGCTGCCGCCATTTGTTGGGGCGGCTGCAGGAGGGGGAGCACTTGTCTCCAAGCCGACGGCACGCGGCACTGCGCACATCTTCGGACGCATCATTGTGGATCTGAGTTTGCTCAGCTGCG TTGGCCTGACCATGCTCGGGTTCTCGCTCTGGGGTGAGCCCAACAAGCGGGGCTTCTTCTGCGACGATCTCTCCCTGAAGCATCCCTACAAGGACTCGACCATACGCAGCTGGATGTTGTATTTGTTCTGTGCAGCGCTGCCCGTATCCCTG ATCTTACTGGTGGAATTCTACAGGTCGCAGGATAAACACGGTAAGAAGCATTCCCATCATTATCACAGCCAGCAGGAGGGCAGCGGTTACTATTTGTGCCACATGGAGTTGCCCCATTGGTTGCTCGAATGCTATCGCAAGATTGGCACCTTTGTGTTCGGTCTGGGTATCGAACAGCTAACGACGGATATAGCCAAGTACGCTATAGGACGATTGCGACCGCACTTCCTAACG CTCTGTCAACCCGTGCTTCTGGATGGCTCGACTTGCAGCGATGCTTCGAATGCGGGTCGCTATATTGAGGAGTTTACTTGCTCGACGGTCAATGTGAGTGCCAAGATGCTGAAGGATATGCGTTTATCCTTTCCCAGCGGACACGCGAGTTTCGCCTGCTACTCGATGATTTATCTGGtg ATCTACTTGCAACGTCGCATGCATTGGCCGCGTCTTCGCATGTTTCGTCATCTGCTGCAgttcctgctgctgatgttcGCCTGGTACACGGCCCTGAGTCGCATCTCGGACTACAAACATCATTGGTCCGATGTCTTGGCCGGTTCAGCAATTGGATTCACCTACGCGGTTGTGGTG ACTTCGACCATTTGGTAG
- the LOC133845514 gene encoding uncharacterized protein LOC133845514, whose protein sequence is MESMEYEMARNMTLLFFLERLLDKGEPRTVHDLSCQFGNKEFTKEMRQIAGGSQSGLKKFLAQYPSIFLVDGDYVQVNAYQHSSSDDGNSGGKRDYIQEAKDYFKNKMLQYGAAAEVPVRSLLGHRSQASPQVRHISGQHIKEFTDFLMKHTDTFKVVDDYVMLVGSENMTDLPARDRLHLPQSNIDTRGTQQMLDFFAQCIEMKGPLLVDQLFHLLTLNFPQDQWLRMFKTPGDLSSFLKLFGDCFHIQANLVTLLQKPKLNDSHIQQAQARSREQFNALNNNQNPRKAEQQNVSSVQQRLQSQAMRSNGLTNNVNNNVNNNNNNNIVSPNFKLNAPVSNMTGGNGFGQGQNKSEPNSGFDSYVPMSELKLENLCENNYPSSTVNYGPIGAAAQQQQQQQQQQPTTAATTAAPTERLNSVNQTLKQRINTLVIRTLAENLEKDNKSLANQNSHSSPVHAKSGNAAATATAAGGATVAGATAATGTGVQNNANLSPSHSYFVGDTWKIKVLQNTTVIANVKHSTFVTEALLDLAKDENNIAVSLDCEGINLGIKGEITLIEIGTARGEAFLFDVQSCPAMVTDGGLKTLLEHDQVIKVIHDCRNDAVNLYLQFGILLRNVFDTQAAHAILQYQENGKQVYKAKYISLNSLCEQYNAPCNPIKDQLKQIYRRDQKFWAKRPLTREMMLYAAGDVLVLIHDQLFSNLAQQIKPENRQLFSELCSEQILMQIKPNEVKIRKKQRKVSTEVSDLKQKLAQTSKNIVLSNREIRLLRYMDLTEDEKERLKGYYKVAKKLEKMESAGNPNKDQSDSEDDAEPNENDFFPSLDSVPSDNSLSGTFSPRFSSEPPSLTESMQMLEEILQNKSMDRIARIDKLEAILTTATTLPCDQIITSNAMQEQLGSSIATTENLQIIREKTRNMKNCNCHGERSITPILRSTNDKRVVKLVDAESQTLSTGDVVITKIFFQDEHERVKDALLTNSNTNSPKRVAST, encoded by the exons ATGGAATCCATGGAATATGAAATGGCACGCAACATGACGTTGCTGTTCTTCCTTGAGCGACTGCTGGACAAGGGGGAACCCCGCACCGTGCACGATCTATCCTGTCAGTTTGGCAACAAGGAGTTCACCAAGGAGATGCGACAAATCGCCGGCGGTAGTCAGTCCG GTCTCAAGAAATTTCTCGCCCAATACCCATCGATATTCCTGGTCGACGGCGACTATGTGCAGGTGAATGCCTATCAGCACAGCAGCTCCGATGATGGCAACAGCGGTGGCAAGCGCGACTACATCCAAGAGGCTAAAGACTACTTCAAGAACAAGATGCTGCAGTATGGAGCCGCTGCCGAGGTTCCCGTGCGCAGTCTGCTCGGCCATCGATCGCAGGCATCGCCCCAAGTGCGTCACATATCGG GTCAGCACATCAAGGAGTTCACCGACTTTCTGATGAAGCACACAGACACCTTCAAGGTGGTCGATGACTATGTGATGCTTGTGGGCAGCGAGAATATGACCGATTTGCCGGCCCGGGATCGTTTGCATCTGCCGCAATCGAACATCGATACGCGTGGCACCCAACAAATGCTCGACTTTTTCGCACAATGCATTGAGATGAAGGGACCGCTGCTGGTGGATCAATTGTTCCATCTGCTGACGCTCAACTTTCCGCAGGATCAATGGTTGCGCATGTTCAAGACGCCCGGGGATCTGAGCTCGTTCCTCAAGCTCTTTGGCGACTGCTTCCACATACAGGCGAATCTAGTCACGCTGCTGCAGAAGCCCAAGCTGAACGACTCGCATATCCAGCAGGCTCAGGCCCGTTCCCGCGAGCAATTCAATGCGCTGAACAACAATCAGAATCCTCGCAAAGCGGAGCAGCAGAATGTGAGCTCGGTGCAGCAGCGTTTGCAGTCGCAGGCGATGCGCAGCAATGGACTCACCAATAATGTGAATAACAATgtgaataataacaacaataataatattgtgtCGCCGAACTTCAAGCTAAATGCCCCTGTATCGAATATGACGGGAGGCAATGGCTTTGGACAAGGCCAAAATAAATCGGAGCCCAATTCGGGCTTTGATAGCTATGTGCCAATGTcggagctgaagctggagaATCTCTGTGAGAACAACTATCCCAGTTCGACGGTCAACTATGGTCCCATAGGTGctgcagcacaacaacagcagcagcaacaacagcagcagccaacaacggcagcaacaactgcggcGCCAACGGAGCGTTTGAATAGCGTCAATCAAACGCTGAAGCAACGCATCAATACGCTGGTCATTCGCACCTTGGCGGAGAATCTGGAGAAGGACAACAAATCGCTGGCCAACCAGAACTCGCACTCAAGTCCAGTCCATGCGAAATCTGGCAatgcagcggcaacagcaacagcagcaggaggtgCTACAGTTGCtggggcaacagcagcaacaggaacaggaGTTCAGAACAATGCCAATCTTTCACCTAGTCATAGTTATTTTGTTGGCGATACCTGGAAAATTAAAGTGCTGCAGAACACAACAGTCATTGCGAATGTGAAGCACTCAACGTTCGTCACCGAGGCACTTCTAGATCTGGCCAAAGATGAGAACAACATTGCGGTGTCGCTCGATTGCGAGGGCATCAATCTGGGCATCAAGGGCGAGATAACGCTCATCGAGATTGGCACAGCGCGTGGCGAGGCGTTTCTGTTCGATGTGCAATCCTGCCCGGCCATGGTCACTGATGGCGGTCTCAAGACGCTGCTGGAGCATGATCAGGTCATTAAAGTCATACACGATTGCCGCAATGATGCGGTCAATTTGTATCTGCAATTTGGCATACTGTTGCGCAATGTCTTTGACACGCAGGCGGCGCATGCCATTTTGCAGTATCAGGAGAATGGAAAGCAGGTGTACAAGGCTAAATACATATCGCTTAACTCGCTGTGCGAGCAATACAATGCGCCCTGTAATCCCATTAAGGATCAGCTCAAGCAAATCTATCGCCGAGATCAAAAGTTCTGGGCCAAACGGCCGCTAACCCGTGAAATGATGCTCTATGCGGCCGGAGATGTGCTTGTGCTGATACACGATCAATTGTTTAGCAATCTCGCGCAACAGATTAAGCCCGAGAATCGGCAGCTGTTCTCAGAGCTGTGCTCGGAGCAAATACTCATGCAGATCAAGCCGAATGAGGTGAAAATACGCAAGAAGCAGCGCAAGGTTAGCACTGAAGTATCGGATCTCAAGCAGAAACTGGCCCAGACCAGCAAGAACATTGTGCTGTCCAATCGCGAAATACGACTGCTGCG TTACATGGACTTGACGGAGGATGAGAAAGAGCGACTTAAGGGCTACTACAAAGTTGCCAAGAAGTTGGAGAAAATGGAGTCTGCTGGCAATCCAAACAA AGATCAAAGTGATTCTGAGGACGATGCAGAGCCCAATGAGAATGACTTCTTCCCCAGCTTGGATTCTGTGCCATCGGACAACTCGCTATCGGGCACATTTTCGCCGCGTTTCAGCTCTGAGCCGCCGAGTTTAACGGAATCGATGCAAATGCTGGAGGAAATACTGCAGAACAAATCGATGGATCGAATAGCGCGCATCGATAAGCTCGAGGCCATATTGACGACTGCAACAACATTGCCATGCGATCAA ATTATTACTTCCAATGCCATGCAGGAACAGTTGGGGTCCAGCATTGCAACCACAGAGAATCTGCAAATCATACGCGAAAAGACAAGAAA CATGAAGAACTGTAATTGCCATGGGGAGCGCAGTATTACGCCCATCTTGAGGTCGACGAATGACAAGCGAGTGGTCAAACTAGTCGATGCTGAATCACAAACGTTGAGCACTGGTGATGTTGTCATTACGAAGATCTTCTTCCAAGATGAGCACGAGCGCGTCAAGGATGCGTTGTTGACCAACAGCAATACCAATTCACCGAAGCGTGTGGCTTCAACTTGA